The window GTTACACTGATTAAAGTAGTTTATTTagaaagattaaaattaaaagttaaagggTTATATACAGCACTGTGCAAAAGAAAGTAGCACCTAAGagaattttaatatattcaaaataaaatgtcaaacaaaatgaaactaaaacaaaaatataggtacaagcatattttttattaaattgtataatataatacaagttttatttaaaaaatttatgactaTACATAGAGACTTAATTAATATTTAGTGTGACCACCTTTATTACAATAACATCTTGGAGtcttttattatacttttatacaGATTTTCAATAAATGTGATGGGGATATTATACCATTCTTCTTTTAGAACATTCCAAAGCTCATTTACATTCTTTGGCAACCTTATCATCTTCTTTCTGTTTAAGTAGTCCCAAACATGTTCGATTATATTCAAATCATGGCTCTGAGGAGGCTAAGGCATGGTTTGAAGCACTCCCTCCTCTTCCAGAtttgacaaataattttaaactaattttcaagTATGTTTGGTATCGTTATCCTGTTATAGGATAAAATAATCCCCGATCAGTTGAAGTTTAGAAGGCGCAgtattattatgtaaattttttttatatttttcaccTGTAAGCTCGTCTGTTATTCTTACAATATCCCCTACCCCTTTTATTGAAATACACCCCCAAACTTGAATATTCCCTCCACCATGTTTAATAGTTGATGCTAGACATGGCTCCTTCAATACTTCTCCCTTTCTTCGCTTAACATACTGACGTCTATTCGTCCCAAAGACTTGAAATTTAGATTCGTCTGTAAACATTACTTTGTCCCATTGATTTTTCTGCCACTCTTTGTGCTCTCTGGcaaactttaatcttttttctttattacctTTGCGTagtaaaggtttttttaatagttacacAGCCTTTTAATccagattttattaaagatcATTACACAGTAAATGCATGTATTAAAGTTCCACTAGCTCTTTTAAGCTCTTGAATGAGTTCTGCGCTTACTTtcttgcgattttgtagcactgttatttttaaaaactgttcatTGCGTAGGCTTAACTTTTTGGGACGGCCAGACTTCTTTTTATACACTACATCACcagtttcattataatttttaactattttttgaacTGAGGCTCGCGAACAATTAACTCGTTTGGCTATTTTAACTTGACTATAGCTCTCTTCATGTAAAACAATGATGCGATTTCTGTCATTTATTGGTCTTTATCTTTGGTCTATATCAGGGTTGTCCAACGCGTGGCCCGCGGGCCAGAAGGTGGTCCTCGTCAGCCTATGGCATGGCCCGCATATCACGGTccattaattttgattttttattttaataaaaatttcaaataacaataataaaataagttctACAGCAACAgcatattatttatgtatttataattcGAATTATACATTCGATTTCGATTATACTTTcgattatacttttataaatccgcatttgaaataataaaacgCGCGctaaagaaaaacattatttttatatatttaataaagatggCTTCAGCTAAAAGACTTAGATGTGATACTGAAAGCGGTCATGGGGGTCGTGTATTTAATCCTTCTTGGACAACTGACTATTTTGTACATGAACAAAGTAATTCTATTATATGTCTAATTTGTTTGGAGAAAATTGCCGTGTGTAAAAGTTATAATGTGAACAGGCTACAAAACATGCTGTAAGTTATGACAAATTTAAAGGGCAATTTCGAATTGATAAGATTGAATTGTCGAAGAAAACTTTTCTTGCACAACAATCAGTGATGAAAACTAAAGTGATTAGCTCTTACAGTGCtaccaaaataagttttttaatggcAGAAGCTATTGCAAAAAGTGGTAAACCTTTTTGTACTggagatttattaaaaaactgtttaaaaatattttgtgaagaGATATGTCCTGAAAAAACACCTACTGTTGAAGTTCTTAGCCTCTCACACCAGACTATTGCTAGAAGAATTGAAGAtctatcaaaaaatattgaattatcattaaaagaaaagttaaataaatgtgAAGTCTATAGTCTGGCACTGGATGAATCAACAGACAGAGGTGATACTGCTCAGCTAGTCATTTTTATTAGAGGTATAACTAGTAACTTTGAAGTAATTGAAGAACTGTTAGATATTAATCATATGAAGGACACAACAAGAGGAGAAGATATTCTCTCTGAAGTGAAAAAAACATTGGTGAAATTTGAATTACCAGAATAAAAACTCTGTGGTGTCACTACAAATGGAGCAAGTGCACTAACaggaaaaaatattggatttatTGCATTACTTAAGAAATCCATAAATCATGAAATTATTTCATATCACTGCATTATACACCAAAAGCAGTTATGTGCAAAAGTATTGGAGATGAAGAATGTTATGGAACTTGTTATTCATACTGTTAACTTTATAAGAAGTCGTGGCCTTAATCACAGACAGTTCAAACAATTACTTGAAGGTTGTGGTAGTGAGGCTGAAGATGTAATTTATTTCAGCCAGGTTAGATGGCTTAGTCGAGCTGCTACTCTGAAAAGATTTTGGATACTATTACCTGAAATAGTGctgtttctaaaaattaaaggGAAAGACACAAGCTtgcttgaaaatattgactGTCTGAATGATTTGGCATTTTTGATTGACATGACTCAGATGTTAATGGAATTAAATCTTAAGTTGCAGGGTAGAGATCAACTTATTagtaaattgtttgaaaatgtagaaacatttgttttaaaattaaaacttctgAAACAACAATTAAGTTCTAAAGTACTTGTCCATTTCAAGGCATTATCAGAAAGAAATATTAATACAATTGACTCTGAAAGATATTGtactcttattttaaaattaattgatgaATTTGACACAAGATTCTGtgattttaaaaaggaaaaaaatgagTATTTGCGCATCCATTTTCCATCAAAGCTGAGACAGTTAGAAATGAATTTCAAATGGAATTAATAGAATTGCAAAACAATAAAGATCTTAAAGAAGCCTACAAAGAAGTAGAATtgttagaattttataaaaaatacatgagCATTGAAGTTTTTCCTCATTTGTGCAGACatgctattaaatatttttcattttttggaaGCACATACAACTGCGAACAGTTATTCTCAAAAATGAAGCATGTAAAAACAGAACAGAGAAATAGATTGACAGATGAACACCTTACTAATACCCTTCGAATTGCATCATCAAATATAAAAGCAGACAGAtcatttatgcaaaaaaaaaacagtgtcaAGTTTCACATTGATCGAACTTTTGTATAACTTCACTTTGAACCTTAACTATGAGTGtaactgtttatttaaatttaaataaaaacttcaaatttaataatttttattttgggtATTTTATGTTTGTGGCCCTCAAGTTGATTTTGAAACGAATTAATGGCCCTTACTGTAAAAAGGTTGGACATCCCTGGTCTATATCTTTGGCATTTTATTAAtactgaaaatatattattaacgaaattattaattaaaataaataaatatagatttatttaaagcaataccttagtttaatttaataaaaactcaatattatttacttatatttatttaaatgtacattttttaaaaattttcttaggTGCTACTTTCTTTTGCGCAGTACTGTATATAAGTATAAGAGTATAACAGAAAACGagtaaaattcaaacaaaaaagattttttttagagcaGCTGAAAAATCGCCCCCCATCCTTTACTTGATGGTCTGGGAACGCCCCTATCATCTGGTCTTCTCGCTGCATTTTTTGTGTCTCTTATTTTTCTGAACTCCATGTTTTCACATTGTTCTGCTTGTGTCATATCTGGTGAAATATCAATACCTTTGTACTGTGTGTTCGTTTTATCCTCAAGTTTCATTGCCTTGGCTAATGTTAGGTTTCTCGTTGCTTAGTATAACTAACATTTTTCCCTGTTGAGCTTTTGATAGTACGGTCTGTATGCCTGCTGTCGCGCttctttgaaattgttttacTCTTTTGACAAGCACTGGGTTGGTGGCTGCTcctatatagttaaatatttgacTATCATGTTTCTCAATTTCTGCTTGTTTTTCCTCATTGGTCCCAGTAACTGTTGCTGTTATACCCTATATGATcatgcttttctttttttttatctctgtcTTTTTGTTCATTCATTGCTGCGTTCACTTGGTGCAGTTTCTCGTTCTTTACCATTATTGACCATGTAACTGGTCCGCAAGTAACTGTTTTTACAATTTGTGCTTGTTTAGTTTCATTTTGTGTCATTTGTGATCTCAAGTGaacgttttcattttttagttgatttatttctttttcataatttgatttatacaaatta is drawn from Hydra vulgaris chromosome 07, alternate assembly HydraT2T_AEP and contains these coding sequences:
- the LOC136082644 gene encoding general transcription factor II-I repeat domain-containing protein 2A-like; its protein translation is MKNVMELVIHTVNFIRSRGLNHRQFKQLLEGCGSEAEDVIYFSQVRWLSRAATLKRFWILLPEIVLFLKIKGKDTSLLENIDCLNDLAFLIDMTQMLMELNLKLQGRDQLISKLFENVETFVLKLKLLKQQLSSKVLVHFKALSERNINTIDSERYCTLILKLIDEFDTRFCDFKKEKNEYLRIHFPSKLRQLEMNFKWN